Proteins from a genomic interval of Xiphias gladius isolate SHS-SW01 ecotype Sanya breed wild chromosome 23, ASM1685928v1, whole genome shotgun sequence:
- the LOC120785482 gene encoding uncharacterized protein LOC120785482 isoform X2 has protein sequence MDQNKGPGGDPGLTADWENSESLCPEQEQRRCMVTQDETTNGSWSHRSIRESLQRAETLLRSTLNPSLNSLFHGRSQDEDAEEGNFVVAHNLVSRSSARLLRLQQALLTVAPKWQPLGGAQLGSSQVCFKGLPVEGGVLLQPSSSFLQGHYRTLWRLLEQRSLLLFIHEYARRAHLTAAYISRISHLLEYQLNKSHLPPNQVRPNCMNFSNSLKISCKQSL, from the exons ATGGATCAAAACAAAGGTCCAGGTGGAGATCCTGGTCTGACAGCAG actGGGAGAATTCTGAGTCATTATGTCCAGAACAGGAGCAG agGAGATGCATGGTGACACAGGATGAGACTACTAATG GTTCCTGGTCACATAGGTCCATCAGAGAATCTTTGCAGCGAGCTGAGACTTTACTCAGAAGCACCTTAAATCCCAGTTTGAACTCGCTGTTCCATGGCCGCAGTCAAGATGAGGACGCAGAAGAGGGAAATTTTGTAGTTGCGCACAACCTAGTGTCCCGGTCCTCTGCACGTCTCCTTCGTCTGCAGCAAGCTCTTTTGACTGTGGCACCAAAGTGGCAGCCGCTCGGCGGTGCACAGTTGGGGTCTTCCCAG GTCTGTTTTAAAGGCCTCCCAGTAGAGGGTGGTGTTCTCctccagccctcctcctccttcctgcagGGACACTACAGAACTCTGTGGAGACTCCTAGAGCAGCGATCCCTGCTGCTCTTCATACACGAGTACGCCAGGAGGGCTCATCTCACAGCAGCATACATATCAAGAATTAGCCACCTGCTGGAGTACCAGCTGAATAAATCACACCTGCCACCTAACCAGGTTAGGCCAAACTGCATGAATTTctcaaacagtttaaaaatttCTTGTAAACAGTCTTTGTGA
- the LOC120785482 gene encoding uncharacterized protein LOC120785482 isoform X1 produces the protein MDVWTPFLILAALSGMDQNKGPGGDPGLTADWENSESLCPEQEQRRCMVTQDETTNGSWSHRSIRESLQRAETLLRSTLNPSLNSLFHGRSQDEDAEEGNFVVAHNLVSRSSARLLRLQQALLTVAPKWQPLGGAQLGSSQVCFKGLPVEGGVLLQPSSSFLQGHYRTLWRLLEQRSLLLFIHEYARRAHLTAAYISRISHLLEYQLNKSHLPPNQVRPNCMNFSNSLKISCKQSL, from the exons ATGGACGTTTGGACGCCATTTCTGAT CTTAGCTGCATTGTCTGGGATGGATCAAAACAAAGGTCCAGGTGGAGATCCTGGTCTGACAGCAG actGGGAGAATTCTGAGTCATTATGTCCAGAACAGGAGCAG agGAGATGCATGGTGACACAGGATGAGACTACTAATG GTTCCTGGTCACATAGGTCCATCAGAGAATCTTTGCAGCGAGCTGAGACTTTACTCAGAAGCACCTTAAATCCCAGTTTGAACTCGCTGTTCCATGGCCGCAGTCAAGATGAGGACGCAGAAGAGGGAAATTTTGTAGTTGCGCACAACCTAGTGTCCCGGTCCTCTGCACGTCTCCTTCGTCTGCAGCAAGCTCTTTTGACTGTGGCACCAAAGTGGCAGCCGCTCGGCGGTGCACAGTTGGGGTCTTCCCAG GTCTGTTTTAAAGGCCTCCCAGTAGAGGGTGGTGTTCTCctccagccctcctcctccttcctgcagGGACACTACAGAACTCTGTGGAGACTCCTAGAGCAGCGATCCCTGCTGCTCTTCATACACGAGTACGCCAGGAGGGCTCATCTCACAGCAGCATACATATCAAGAATTAGCCACCTGCTGGAGTACCAGCTGAATAAATCACACCTGCCACCTAACCAGGTTAGGCCAAACTGCATGAATTTctcaaacagtttaaaaatttCTTGTAAACAGTCTTTGTGA